TTTAATAGTTTTTCTTAAAATGATAGCCACTCGTTGTCGGGTGGTTTTTTCTCTGTACCTAATGCTGCGTTCTTGTATACTATATATGGAACAATGCTCCATTACTACCTTAGTATGGAAAGTATGGAAGAGACCATAGGTCATCTTCATAGGAGGAGATTATTGTGAACCCGCTTATTGTAATCGGTGCAGGTGGATGTGGTAGAGAGACTGCCTGGCTAATAGAAAAAATAAACTCAAGTGACAAGCAAATTTATGATTTCCTCGGGTTTGTGGATGAACATTAGGATCAGACCATATTATGTTTTTTATTTGGAACCGGCACCGGGTATAGACCACTTTAGAACTCCAGTAGAAAAAGGTGCAGAATTAATTAGGGATACTCTTAGAGGTCATACTTCCGGTTTAGCTCAACCCATGTATGTTATTGCAACAAATGTAGGTAAGATACCACTAATGCCTGATTATTATATTGTAGATAAGGACGCAGAACGTTATACTCTGCGAAATCACAGGGGTGAAACTACAACACTTACCAATATTCCTGAAGGAGAAACAGCAGGTGTGCTATTGCATTAAACAGTATAATTTTTGTAGAGCGGTCAGTGCTGCTGAGTAAAAGGCATTGCAATGTAACAAATACATTGTTAATGCGAGAGCTTAACTGACCGTTATCAATGATATCGAAAATAAAAATCGGGTATTCGGCAAGGGAACAGACTATGTTCGGGAATTTAACCTAATTTTGAAAAGGAATAAGTGCAAGCCTGACTTCGTATCCAGCAGATTGGGATATTGGATAAAGAGAAAAATCCTTCAATTTCGGCAAATAAAAGTGAACACTATTTACCACAAAGTGCCTATTCCGGTATGATTGAACTGGAAAAAAATCAATCATACGGGGAGAGGCATATGAATTAAGCTAAGATATGACGTAACAAATTACGTTGAATATTAAGTAAAATAAGGGTATAATAATATCAATGAGAGGAGTTGATATTATGCCAAATATTAAACCTGTCTCTGATTTAAGAAACTATAATGAGGTTTTGAAGGAAATTGGAGTAGGGAAGCCGGTTTTCTTAACGAAAAATGGTCGAGGTAGATTTGCTATTCTCGATATCGAAGAATATGAAAAAAATCAAGCAACGATTAAACTTCTATCGAAATTGATGGAGGCAGAAAAGGCTGTGAAAACTGAAGAAGAATGGCTTACAGAAGAACAAGTAAAGGAAGATTTAGGGTTATAATTTTATGCTTAAGTTGAGATTTAACCCCGTTGCAAAACAAGATTTACTTGATATTAAGGACTATATTGCTAATGAACTTGATAACCCTACTTCAGCTAATAAGGTGGTTTCAGAGGTAATTGAAAGCTATAGAAAGTTAAAAGAATTTCCGAAACTGGGACCTGAATTAACATCAAAAATTGATGTCCCAACAGACTACCGGTATTTGATTTCGGGTAATCACATTATTTTTTATAAGATAGAAGATGTTTATGTTTCGATTTACCGAATTTTAGACACGAGACAAGATTATATTAAAATACTGTTCGGTGAAGAGAAATATTAACCAAAATGGAATAAGAGTAACTGCGGTAAAGGCACTCTCAGAGAGTGTCTTTTTTCATGTCCGAAAAGAGTGCTATCACAACGGTAAAAAGCATGCGGCAGGAAGAGAAGGAGCATTATGCCGAAGTGGTATTGTCAAAGCTCGTGAGCATGGTCAAATGGATAGGAAGCTATTGACTGTTGCTTTCGCAGGCAGTGTTTAATACTTCCCGTCTGATCACTTTACAGCCAAAACACATGTGGAGTGCGTGGCCTTGATAGAGCAGGGATAGGCTTGAATAATTCACTAATTGTTGGTATTATTAACCAGATGTGAGTTATGGCGAGGACACCACGATTCTTATTAGAGGGTCTTTTATTGCTAAAAAATATACAAAGATTTGTTTTAAGTCATGATCCCGATCACTGTATTTCCAGTAGGCGAACTCTGGAGAAACTGCACAAACGGGCAAAACCAAAAATCGCTATTCATTTGGTAAATATGGCTCTGGGGAAGTATGATGACGCTATCAAACACTTTAAAAGCTATTATATAAACCGGAATGACGAGGTTCACCTTTATATGCTTTTACGCTGGCTTTTGTACATCAAATAACCGAATTGTGGGTGTGGGAATACGAAGTTGCCGTAATGACCCATACCTGGCAGCGACTTTGACGGGAAGAAATTAATCCTTCCTCTCCTTGGATCCATATTAATGCTAGCTAGGCGGTTAAAAAACAAAGAAATATTTTAAAGAAATATTTTTAGGAGGTGATAATAATGACCACCAAAATCCCGGATATTACCCGGTTATACAAAGGGGCCCGGCATGAGTTCGAGGTGGAAGTAGTTTTTGCGCCGGGTGGCGGCCAGTCCCCCCGGGAAAGTCATAATTTTGATGAAATTATTGTTCTGACCGAAGGTACTATTACCTTGGAACGCAGTGACCGGGAAGAAGTTGTTCATTACGATAAGACTCCGGCTTTCATCGAAATTCCGGCGGGGGTTGAGCATGTAATTGGTTCTACGGCACCGGCAAAATTGGTAATAATTCACCCCAACCGTAATGTTTAAATGATGGCCATAGGGATACTGCCGAAATTTAGCGGCCCACAAACTTAAAGAAGCCTATTGAGGTTATACCGAAGGAGAAACAGCAGGTGCGCTATTGCATTAAACAGTATAATTTTTATAGAGCGGTCAGTGCTGCTGAGTGAAAGGCATTGCAATGTAACAAATACATTGTTAATGCGAGAGCTTAACTGACCGTTATCAATAATATCGAAAATAAAAATCGGGTATTCACAAGGGAACAGACTATGTTCGGGAAATTATCCTAATTTTGAAAAGGAATAAGTGAATAATTCAAGCCTGACCCCGTAATGCGAAATCCCCGGGAGGAAATTTTAAGCTTCTTGTCGAAATGGCAGTAATCTTTACATATTGTTGGCAGGGGGTATAATGCCTTATGCAAGGAGCCTATTATTGTTGCCCGGGAACGGAACTTTTGGAGTTGGATTGTTTGGAAATGGACGATGTTCTGCGCTTTATAGTGCAAAAGTTTGCTCCGTCCGGGGTGGTAAAGCTGGTAAATGCCAAAAATAAACAGCTTAAGTGCACTGCAGACCTGGAAGAAAATATGCTCAAGGCCCGTGGCCTGGGTAGGTTTATACAGGCGTTGGAAAGGGAATGTTTTTTTGTCACACCTGCCGAAGGGGAAACTTTTTTTCTTGTGGCCGATAATCTTTGTCGGCCACTCTTTATTTCAGACAATTTTTCTCATCCCCGCATTTGTTTTTCTAATACCGGTGGGCCACAAGACATATTAGGTAATTTCAGCGGGGATAGAGCGGGAATCGAAGATTATTACTTACATCACCAGGGGTTGACTTTCGCTCTAAGCCCTGGTTTCGATACTCTCCTTTCTACACATATCGTGCGCAATGTACAACCTTTTGATTATCAGATTCGAACGGTACAGCATGTTCTGCAGCACATGCGCGGCAGGGCCCTTTTATGCGATGAGGTAGGGCTGGGCAAGACAGTTGAGGCCGGTCTTATTATGATGGAATACATAATGCGTGGTCTGGCCAAAAAGATTCTTATCCTTACTCCTCCCTCACTGATTGAACAATGGCAGGAAGAAATGCGCTCCAAGTTTAATTTGGACTTTAAAATAGCCGACGGATCAGAATTTAAAAATAACGGGCAGGGCTGGCAGCAATACGACCGCCTGATAGCGTCAGTGGATAAGGCCAAACGTAAGGGGACGGCAGAACAGGTCTACCAGGAAGACTACGATTTGGTCATTGTGGATGAAGTGCATCACTTAAAAAACCGTAAAACTCAGGGCTGGCAGCTGGCTAACCGGCTGAAGAAACGTTATATTTTACTGCTTACTGCCACTCCCGTGGAGAACGACCTGGAAGAAATTTTTAATTTGATTACCCTCTTGAGTCCCGGGCAACTGGATACGGCAGGTAATTTTCGACGCCGTTACATTTCCAAACAAGACCGTCTTAAGCCTAATAATGTAAATGATTTGAAAGGGTTTCTGAGGGATGTCATGGTGCGCAACCGCCGTAGCGAAACGGGGTCCATTTTAACCCACCGGCACGCTGACACTATTGAAGTGGAATTAACCTCGGAGGAACACCATTTATATGAGGAGGTTACCGGCCTGGTACGTGGACATTTTCAAGGAAAAGGAAATAAGGGGCTTAATCGTTTTGTGCTCAAAACATTGCAACGCGAGGTGGGTAGCAGTAGCAGGGCCGTAATTCCCACTTTGGAAAAACTGGTCGGCAACAGAGAAAATCCTGCCGAATTGCAAGAAAAGCTGGCAGAGATGGCAGCAAAGGCAGCACAAATAAAAGACAATGCTAAAGCCCGGATGCTGTTGGAACTGCTTTCCCGCCAGGATGGTAAGGTGATAATATTTACCGGTTTTCAGAGTACCAGGGCTTATCTTTTTGAATTGTTAACTGATGCCGGCCTGGAGGCAGCCACTTTCCACGGGGGCATGCGTCGTGCTGAGAAAGAACAGGCGATTAAGGATTTCTCCGGGGCTGCTCGGGTTTTGATTAGCACGGAATCCGGTGGTGAGGGGCGCAATTTGCAATTTTGCAATACCATGGTTAATTATGATTTGCCTTGGAATCCCATGCGTATTGAACAGCGCATCGGGCGTATCCACCGGGTAGGGCAGACAAGAGACGTTTATATTTATAACCTTTCCGCCCGGGATACCATTGAAGCCAGTATCTTAGAACTCCTGGACGCTAAGCTGAATATGTTCCGGCTGGTGGTGGGGGAACTGGATATGATCTTGGGCAACCTTAAGCAAAAACAAGATTTTGAGGATTTGCTACTGGAGATCTGGGCCGGAAGCAAAAAGGAAGAAGATTGTTTGCGGCGCATGCAGGATCTGGGCGAGGAACTGGTTCAGGCCCGGGAACATTATCGGCAAGTTAAAGAAGTGGATGAGCGTCTGTTGGGGGAGTTGGTGCCTGATGTGGAATAGTGCTTATTCTGTCCAGAATTTCGTTACCCGTACCCTGGAAAGCCATGGGGCCATGGTGGAGCAAACGGGGTTTGCTCTGGTGGAAGTGCTTCTGCCGGAGGATCTGGGAGAAGTATTTGACGGGAGAAGTTTTTTGCGCCTGGCCTTTGACTACGAAGTGGCCCAGGAAACTGAAGACTGCCAGTTTGTAACTTTCGGTAGTTACTTGTTGGATGCGGTAACCGGGCTCGCTCTTTCCACCGGGCGCGTGGTGCAATGTTACGTGCCAGTGCCGAACCTGGAACTGCCGTCAAAGGCTGCAGAGCAGATCGGGCAAACCGTCAGTTTTATCAAGTGTAAGCCGCCCCGACTGAAAAAAAGTTACCCCTTGGAGTTTATCTATTATCAGCTCAACTTTCGGTGTGTGTTCAGGTATGATGAAAAGCGTGAGGAATTATATTCGGTACTGGTGGATATGCATACGGGAAGGCAGGACAGCGAAGTACAGGAATTGTTACCTTTGTTGCAAAAAGCAATACCCCTTGAAAAAAGGGAGCATATGCTACCTCAGGCCCCGGTGATTACCATGGAAGATGCTTATAATCGGGCCTGTATGGCAGTGGGTCCCATGGTGAGGATGAAAATGGAAGAGATTGAGGGCGGACAGGCCGGTCTCAGGGAAAAAGAATTGTCCAAAGCTACCCGTTATTACGATCGAACCTATGAAGAATTGCGCCGCAAGTTATTCCGCAGCCGGGATTTAGAAAGGCAAAAAAGGTTTAAACAGCAAATTGCAGCCACTGAATCCGACCGGGAGCGGCGGCTGCATGATATTCGAGAAAGATTTGTCGTGGAGGCGGAAGTTACCCTGGACAGTATCGTCATCTATCACTTGCCCAAGCTGAATTTGGAGTTGGAGGTTCAGCAAAGGGAAGAGCTTTTCCCATTTGAAGTAATATTTAACCCTTTAAGCCGTGAAGTGGAGAGATCTCTGTGCCCAAGTTGTGGTAAACCGGTAATGCAACTGGCGCGTACCGGGGGTAATATTCATTGTTCGGAAGGATGCGCAAGTGCTAAAGTGCGGTAACGCTTGCTTCCTTCTGCCCCTACCAATGAGCGGATCAGAAGGATAGTCTGGAGATGCAATAAGAAGTATGCTACTAAAGGGGAAAAGAGCTGCCAGAATAAGCATGTAGATGATAGGGTTTTATACCATACCTTTAAATACTTCATCAGGTATAAAAAATAATAAAAAATTCCCCTTGGATGTTCCGGCAATGATTATTGACGGAAGAACCATGGTGCCGACCAGGGTTATTGCTGAAAGCATGGGAGAGAAGGTTGAATGGGACGGCAGCACAAATACTGTTATCGTCGGCAGCCGTGCTCAAAAATCGTTAGCAGTACTTGGTGAACCGGGTACAAAATTCAACGATGAGCTTGTTGACAGTAACGGAAAAGTGGTATATAAAGGCTCAACTCTAAACGGCATGAAGCACGGTTGGGGCGAGTATTTTTATGCGGATGGTTCCACATATAAAGGTAATTGGTATAAGGATAAGCAGCAAGGCTTGGGGACTTTAACATACTTCAATGGAGGTAAATATGAAGGCCAGTGGCGCAGTGGCAGCCAGCATGGACTGGGCACTTTGACCTTTGCCAATGGAGGCAAATATGTAGGTCAATGGAATTACGGGAAGAGGCATGGTTTGGCTACATATACCTGGGCCGATGGAGATGTATTTGTTGGACAATATAGTAACGATATAAGACACGGTTATGGTGTTATGACTTGGGCTTCAGGACAGGTTTATAAAGGTCAGTATGTAAATGGAGAAAGGGCAAATTAAAAGACAAAAAGCTGGAACACATAAGGGTAACCGACTTTTCGGCGGTTACCCTATCTTTTACCAAGGCCAAATGAGAAAAGAGGAGATTTGAATGAAAAGATTTTCGGTAGTATTACTTATTATAATTCTGTGCTTTACTCTGGCAGCCTGTGGCGGCACTCCGGCCGCTCAACAGTCAGCGGCAAAAGATGTCCGCAATGCGGATGAGCTTTATGTCTTTGTCAACAGCGAGGTTTATGAATTATCCAGGGAAGATTTTAACGACAGGGTGGATATTACATACTTAGACGTTACCAATGACGGCAAGGAAGAGGCAATTCTTGTCAACAATAATGACTGGTCCGCAAAAATTGCCATAGTTGGGGCGGACGGCGGTCAATTCAAACATATCGGTACAGAGCTGCCAATAGCTAAATATGCAAACAAATTTGAATTGAAAGATGGATTTTTGGCTCTTACACAAAAAACGGGAGGAACAGGAGTACAGGAAGAGTACTTATCCCTTGCCGTTTATTCGGAAGGTAAAATGGTAACAGTTTTGGACGGTTTAAAAACTGCTGAAACCTTGTCTCAACCAAGTGTCAGCTATGAGGATATTTCCGATATAAAAGGCAGTTTAACAAATTTTGAGTATTCGCTGCAACGGATTGAGGGCGATAAGGTAAAAACCATCCGGAAGACGCTTTATGCTTACAACAAAGATAAATTAGCCTTTGATGTTACTGAAGTTGAATCCGGCAACAGCCAGGATAACGGAACAGGGCTGGACGGCAGCAAACCTTCTTTAAAGTCGGAAAAACACAGGGAAGCCTTCATTTATTATGACAAATATGACCTGGTGGTAATCGACTCTTACGGAGGCGGCTCACTAAGCTCCCTTGGATATTACGAATACAAAAGACCGGGATTCAAGGCGGAAAGCGGAGACGGGAATGGCTATGGTGTTAGAGATATTGCCATTGTAGGGGAGGTTTTTGACCTTTATTACCATTCGGCCTCCTCTGGTAAAGATTATAAAATTGCTGATCAATTCGGGAATAAGATTCTGGTAATTACCGATGACTTATCAGGGGATAAATCCTCGATTTCTTTTAAAGATAAAAGCGGATATGAATACTCGCTTGATATGTTCGGAGAGGGTGAGCAATTCGAAACCATTCTGGTCAAGGGCGATAATCGGCAATTCTTGGGGACTAATGACCGGGAAGCCAAACCTGGTGATAGAACAGAACTCGCTGATTTTTCCGGTCAATCTGCCGTAGAACTATCTAAACTCAAAAACGGCGATTCCATAGGCGCAGGATTGATTATCAAAAACATTGAATATCAGAGGCCCTGGGAAAAAGCAAGATTTACTTTAGAAGGCAATGTCGTACTGACTGGTGAACTGCTCTGGGAAGAACAAATAGCAAATGAACCACTCTTTATAGCTGATGAGAGCGCCTTCCCAACGGCTATAGTCATAGGAGACCCCAAGGATTCCCTGTTCGGTACCATTGAATACAAGCCCACCCGTTTATATATCTGGAATTCTGATGAAATGCAAAAAGCCCTATCCAAGAGCACTTTACAGCAGTTAAAGAGCGGGCGAAGCTTGTATGGAAAAATAGGTATCAAAGACATTAAAGTCAATATTTATCTGGGCTCAGAAGGCGGAACCGACTGTGAGTTTACAGAGATTGTTGATCTGAGGTTGAAATAATCCATTCTTGGTACAAGCCCTTGAATGAAAATCGAAACGCTCAAAAATGGCGATTCTGTTGGCGGAGGACTCGTCATCAGGGATATAAACTATCGAAAGGGCGATGATAAGGCAATATTCACTCTGGCCGGAAACATAGTGCTGGATGATGGAGAGCTGTATTATGACGACATGAATCAGGATTTTATGTTTAATGCCATCAAGGCCCCAGGTGTTTCCACCATCATGATTGAGTATCCCGATAACTTCACCGCTGAATATAACGTGGGGGAATTATTGTGGTTTAGAAATAAAGACGCTGCATTACAGGGCATTTCCAAAAGTGATCTGGCAGAGATGAAACAGGGGCAGCAAAAAAATTTAAAAATACGGATTAAAGATATAGAGTTTACTTCGGCGTATCAATCAGGCTGGGGTAATTCCTGTGAGTTTGTCAGTATTGAAAATTGATATTATGACTGGAGGCAAAAATGAAAAAACAATATGTATACTGATTATCGCGCTGTTGACTCTGTCAGGTATTATCGGGTGTGCGTCCAATACAAAGTCGGAAGCAGAGTTAAAAGAGGAAATTAAAAAAGAATTGGCTGCAGAAATGGCAAAAGAACAAGCTGTCCAAAATGAACAGGCCGATAAAGACCAGGCTCCCTCCAAGGAACAGCTGGCTCAACAGCAGAACCCTCAAAAAGAGCAGCCTTCAAAAGCAAGTCAGTCTCCCGAGCAAAATACATCCAAAGCAAACCAGCAAAATACACGTAATACGCCATCACTTCTCGCTGAATACCAAGCCAATAAGGAGTACCAGTATGACATAAACGGAGACGGAAGAACAGAAACTTTTAAAATAGACACGGATAATATGAACTACTATATTGGGTTATTGACGGCAAGAAATACAGATTAGAGGGATTGACCCCGGAATTGGTCTTCAATAAGTATAAACTTACCAGAAATGACGGTACTGACAAATATGCGCTAACAGTGTACGTTGCCAGTCCGCCTAACGAAATTTACTTTTTTGAATATGCTAAGGGTTCAGAGTTAAGGGAAATAGGGCGCATAGTCAATGATGTAGCAGCCAATGGTGACTTCTTTGATTATGATTTCAAAGCCTTAACCAATGATTTCGTAGCTATTGGCCAAACAAATTTAAGATTCAGCGACTACCGGCCCCAATCTAATGCCGGTGCCGAAGAACCGGATAACCTTAAGCTGGCCGGCTTTAGAAACGAAACTATAAATGGCACACCGATCAATTACAGCGATTATCGCGTTGTGGTCATACCTATGTATGATGGGTTAAACTCTTTGCAGTGGGTCAACGAGGATATAGGCAGCGTGACCCAGGGTCCCCAGGGTATGCAGGTGAATTTTGCCATCTTCGGGCATTTGAATGATATTAAAATCACGAATTATGAAGGCATGGGGTCAGAAGGTGAAACCTTGAATGTAGGAGCATTGTACAATGCTCATGTAGGTGTGCGCGTCTGGCTGCCGAATAGCGATATGTCTTACATTCAGGTAACCGGTGTTGCCGATTTAGGCAACGGAGATACCCGTAACGTGGAATTCACCCTGGATGATATGAGGGATTCCTCGGACTATAAGGTGATTATGTATAAATAATAATCTGAGGGATATTTATATTAAGGGGGTCTTACCTTTACGCAAAGGCGGTAACGAAAGTGTGCTACTGGGTATTTC
The window above is part of the Bacillota bacterium genome. Proteins encoded here:
- a CDS encoding type II toxin-antitoxin system prevent-host-death family antitoxin, whose translation is MPNIKPVSDLRNYNEVLKEIGVGKPVFLTKNGRGRFAILDIEEYEKNQATIKLLSKLMEAEKAVKTEEEWLTEEQVKEDLGL
- a CDS encoding type II toxin-antitoxin system RelE/ParE family toxin yields the protein MLKLRFNPVAKQDLLDIKDYIANELDNPTSANKVVSEVIESYRKLKEFPKLGPELTSKIDVPTDYRYLISGNHIIFYKIEDVYVSIYRILDTRQDYIKILFGEEKY
- a CDS encoding cupin domain-containing protein, whose translation is MTTKIPDITRLYKGARHEFEVEVVFAPGGGQSPRESHNFDEIIVLTEGTITLERSDREEVVHYDKTPAFIEIPAGVEHVIGSTAPAKLVIIHPNRNV
- a CDS encoding DEAD/DEAH box helicase; translated protein: MLKARGLGRFIQALERECFFVTPAEGETFFLVADNLCRPLFISDNFSHPRICFSNTGGPQDILGNFSGDRAGIEDYYLHHQGLTFALSPGFDTLLSTHIVRNVQPFDYQIRTVQHVLQHMRGRALLCDEVGLGKTVEAGLIMMEYIMRGLAKKILILTPPSLIEQWQEEMRSKFNLDFKIADGSEFKNNGQGWQQYDRLIASVDKAKRKGTAEQVYQEDYDLVIVDEVHHLKNRKTQGWQLANRLKKRYILLLTATPVENDLEEIFNLITLLSPGQLDTAGNFRRRYISKQDRLKPNNVNDLKGFLRDVMVRNRRSETGSILTHRHADTIEVELTSEEHHLYEEVTGLVRGHFQGKGNKGLNRFVLKTLQREVGSSSRAVIPTLEKLVGNRENPAELQEKLAEMAAKAAQIKDNAKARMLLELLSRQDGKVIIFTGFQSTRAYLFELLTDAGLEAATFHGGMRRAEKEQAIKDFSGAARVLISTESGGEGRNLQFCNTMVNYDLPWNPMRIEQRIGRIHRVGQTRDVYIYNLSARDTIEASILELLDAKLNMFRLVVGELDMILGNLKQKQDFEDLLLEIWAGSKKEEDCLRRMQDLGEELVQAREHYRQVKEVDERLLGELVPDVE